In a genomic window of Dehalococcoidia bacterium:
- a CDS encoding CoA transferase, whose protein sequence is MLALEGIKVLDLTIWQQGPMASAVLADFGADVIKVEGPNAIDPGRSLVMYALRPDAPNAYFETHNRNKRSIVVDLQQEKGREVLRRLVRGVDVLVQNFRPGVAQRLGLDYDSLRPLNPRLIYASASGFGLRGPESHLPALDPLVQARGGIMSITGEPDGPPCRTVNGLADQVGAFLLALGVMVALYHRERTGQGQMVDGSLLQAALAVQAWNINTFLLTGTYGGQPIPRISRRLTSPLWNHYRCRDGRWIQLAMAQLGRYWPVFRRVMQEATGVLLEPEVLDIQWLRFHASELMQLIQKLDELFLQRSAQEWVELFRQHDLLCEVVQEYADLPHDPQVIANDMIVEVDHPQYGRIKMVNTGVNLSLTPPSIRRPAPEFGQHTEEVLLEFGFTWEEIEALRREGVIGPRA, encoded by the coding sequence ATGCTGGCACTGGAAGGCATCAAGGTGCTCGACCTCACCATCTGGCAGCAGGGGCCTATGGCCTCCGCCGTCCTGGCTGACTTCGGAGCGGACGTCATCAAGGTGGAGGGCCCCAATGCCATCGACCCTGGCCGCTCCCTGGTGATGTACGCCCTCCGCCCCGACGCCCCCAACGCCTACTTCGAGACCCATAACCGCAACAAGCGGAGCATCGTGGTGGACCTGCAGCAGGAGAAGGGGCGAGAGGTGCTGCGGCGCCTGGTGCGTGGGGTGGATGTCCTAGTCCAGAACTTCCGCCCTGGGGTGGCCCAGCGGCTGGGCCTGGACTACGATAGTCTCCGTCCCCTCAACCCCCGCCTTATATATGCCTCCGCCTCTGGGTTCGGGCTGCGGGGCCCCGAGTCCCATCTGCCGGCCCTCGATCCCCTGGTGCAGGCCCGAGGCGGCATCATGAGCATCACCGGCGAGCCCGATGGCCCCCCTTGCCGCACCGTCAACGGCCTGGCCGACCAGGTGGGGGCCTTTCTCCTGGCCCTGGGGGTGATGGTGGCCCTCTATCACCGGGAGCGCACCGGTCAGGGCCAGATGGTAGACGGCTCCCTGTTGCAAGCCGCCCTCGCTGTGCAGGCTTGGAACATCAACACCTTCCTCCTCACGGGCACCTATGGCGGCCAGCCTATTCCCCGTATCTCCCGTCGCCTCACCAGTCCCCTTTGGAACCATTACCGGTGTAGAGATGGGCGCTGGATCCAGCTGGCCATGGCCCAACTGGGCCGCTACTGGCCCGTGTTCCGCAGGGTGATGCAGGAGGCCACGGGCGTCCTGCTGGAGCCAGAGGTGCTGGATATCCAGTGGCTCCGCTTTCACGCCTCCGAGCTCATGCAGCTCATCCAGAAGCTGGACGAGCTATTCCTGCAAAGGTCAGCTCAGGAATGGGTGGAGCTTTTCCGCCAGCACGATCTTCTCTGTGAGGTGGTGCAAGAGTACGCCGACCTGCCGCACGACCCCCAGGTCATAGCCAACGACATGATAGTGGAGGTGGATCACCCCCAGTACGGTCGGATTAAGATGGTCAACACTGGGGTCAACCTGAGCCTGACGCCCCCATCCATCCGCCGCCCCGCCCCTGAGTTCGGCCAACATACAGAAGAGGTGCTGCTGGAGTTTGGCTTTACCTGGGAGGAGATCGAAGCCCTAAGGCGGGAGGGGGTCATCGGGCCCCGTGCCTGA